The nucleotide window GTGTTCTTGTGACAGGAGGCAACTCCGGTCTGGGAGCCGCGATCGCGAGGGCTTTCGCCGCCGAGGGTGCACGCGTTGCGATCAACTATCTGGTCAACCCAAAACAATCCGATGCGCTCGTTGAGGAATTCACCGCCACCGGTGGCGAGGCACTTCAGTTGATGGCCGATATCAGCGACCCCCAAGCGGTCGAGAGGATGTTCAGTGAGATCGACGATGCCTGGGGCGGGATCGATGTATTGGTCAACAACGCGGGAATTGACGGTGTACATGCGCTCGGTTGGGAAGCTGACGCCGATGTCTGGGGCAGGGTTGTCGACATCAACCTGAAGGGAACATTTCTGTGCGCGCGCGAAGCCCTGAAACGTATGGTCGCTCAAAGGTCGGGGGTTGTGCTCAATACCACAAGCGTTCATGAGGTAATCGCTTGGGCCGGCTACAGCGCCTATACGGCCAGCAAGGCGGGTGTCTCAATGATGTCCAAATCGCTGGCGCAGGAAGCGGCGCCCTATGGCGTTCGCATTCTTTGTATCGCTCCTGGTGCAATCCGAACCCCGATCAATCAGGCAGTCTGGCAGGACCCGGAGGGTTA belongs to Rhizobium acidisoli and includes:
- a CDS encoding glucose 1-dehydrogenase; its protein translation is MDLGLKDKRVLVTGGNSGLGAAIARAFAAEGARVAINYLVNPKQSDALVEEFTATGGEALQLMADISDPQAVERMFSEIDDAWGGIDVLVNNAGIDGVHALGWEADADVWGRVVDINLKGTFLCAREALKRMVAQRSGVVLNTTSVHEVIAWAGYSAYTASKAGVSMMSKSLAQEAAPYGVRILCIAPGAIRTPINQAVWQDPEGYRDLLTKIPLGRIGEPEDVAKIAIMLASDAASYITATTIFVDGGMTDYPSFAHGG